Within the Gracilinema caldarium DSM 7334 genome, the region GGGGAATAAAAATAATGCCAGGGGAACAAGAACTTGCCCGCCGTTTTATTGAGTTTACTATTACTTTAAAACGAATGTTTCGCCATGTAGCTCTTCAGACAGATCAACACCTTACGGAAGAGCGGTATCGTTCCCTGCTTTATCTGCTTAAAATGGAGGAAGCAGGTCTCTCAGAACTTAGTGAGCGGCTGTCTATTTCTGCGTCGAGTCTTTGCATTATGTTAGGTAAATTGGAAGAGGAGGGCCTTGTAGAGCGGCATCGCAGCAAAGAAGACCGCCGGCAGGTTCGCTATAGTTGTACACCCAAAGGACGAGAACGCCTACTTGCCGCCCAAACCTCATTGTTGAACCTACTGACAGATCGCTTTTATAACATATCTTCAGAAAAGCGGGACCAGCTTATGAAGGCCTTCGATGAAATAGAATCAATCTTCTCGATGATTGCTATTGATCCTTTCGAGAAGTAATTCTGTATAGTAACGGGTTTCAATGTTAGATTCAGGGATACCGATTTTATGCAGGCAAGCATACAGTTCTTTTCGAGCCAATTCAATCTGTTCTGGTTCATAAGTATCGGTAAGAATCTCGAGCTCCACAAACCAACCCAAGTGCTTAACCTGGGACAGTTCTATGGTGATATTGTTCCATCGCCAGGCTTGTCCTTCCTTGTGTTTGCGAATCCAGGGAACAAAACCGAGGTTGTGCAAAAAATCTTCAAAGGCTGTTGCCCTGGAAACAGAAAACTCAAGCTCATCATTAATCTCCATCCCTTCGCGGACTTCCTTTTTTTTAAGGGTGACGAAGACAGATCCGTTCTCCTGTCGTATCCGTATACCGGATCCTAGTGGTCCCCGTTTTTGAGTATTTTGTATGGTTTCAATCTCTGTTGTGGGAAGCCAGTAGGCATCATCCTTCTCATAGGTTTTTATAAAGGTTGCAAAAGATCCTATCCTGTTTTGTACTTGTATAGGGTCATCCACCCATGCTTTTATTTCAATTTCTATGGCCATACGGTAAAGCTACTCCGGAATGATGACATAGACAAGGGCCTTTTGACCTGAAACAAGTACTTGTATACCTTGTTTAATAACTAATGGTACCTCTGCCGCTTTGAGTAGATCTGCCAGGGGAATAGTTGCGCTGACCAGGAGTACCATTCTTCCTTTTGGTGCTAGAATACGGGCTGATTCTTTGAGAAATCTGATATACAAAGTTCGTATTTTATTTGCTTCAAGGGCTTCATAGAGCCCCCATGGGGGGTCTGTTACAATACGTGTAATAAATCCCTGTTGAAATTGGCCCAGTGTTGTGGCATCTAGTACCTTGGGAAAGATGGTTTTTCTCCGTTTTTCCCATTCCTTATGCTTCAGGATTATTTTAAAGTGCTGCACCTTCTCAGGATCTATATCTCCTGTAAAAATCATATGATAAGGAGCCATCCGGGCGCGTTCTAAAGGGATTGCACCGGAACCCATAAAGGGGTCAAGGAATATATCTTCCCTTTGCGGGTCTGATAATTCTAGGAGAAGCCTACAGAAATAA harbors:
- a CDS encoding MarR family winged helix-turn-helix transcriptional regulator — encoded protein: MPGEQELARRFIEFTITLKRMFRHVALQTDQHLTEERYRSLLYLLKMEEAGLSELSERLSISASSLCIMLGKLEEEGLVERHRSKEDRRQVRYSCTPKGRERLLAAQTSLLNLLTDRFYNISSEKRDQLMKAFDEIESIFSMIAIDPFEK
- the cyaB gene encoding class IV adenylate cyclase, which encodes MAIEIEIKAWVDDPIQVQNRIGSFATFIKTYEKDDAYWLPTTEIETIQNTQKRGPLGSGIRIRQENGSVFVTLKKKEVREGMEINDELEFSVSRATAFEDFLHNLGFVPWIRKHKEGQAWRWNNITIELSQVKHLGWFVELEILTDTYEPEQIELARKELYACLHKIGIPESNIETRYYTELLLERINSNHRED
- a CDS encoding TRM11 family SAM-dependent methyltransferase — encoded protein: MEYLGTFPAGFSTLVQHLMLRDSILEQVIFYDESIIAFYSEKHLSTLPYLKNLYPLLEWGQAENIFSAYQLMLQKPFIKKLTPLVKLKAHCTFTIRVFIEGKPAPIIRDLHGMLEKKLAQSIHGRPNSEQPELEFQLHVRKNHHCYLILQQQKYPKYIDERLLPGALPPYFCRLLLELSDPQREDIFLDPFMGSGAIPLERARMAPYHMIFTGDIDPEKVQHFKIILKHKEWEKRRKTIFPKVLDATTLGQFQQGFITRIVTDPPWGLYEALEANKIRTLYIRFLKESARILAPKGRMVLLVSATIPLADLLKAAEVPLVIKQGIQVLVSGQKALVYVIIPE